In Hugenholtzia roseola DSM 9546, the following are encoded in one genomic region:
- the scpA gene encoding methylmalonyl-CoA mutase, with the protein MPTPDLTQIPFQAIEKAWQEAAQTPFYQADMDSIPTWQTAEQIQVKPYYQSLDSEPLLHPDFAAGIAPFLRGPYATMYAVRPWTIRQYAGFSTAQESNAFYRRNLAAGQKGLSVAFDLATHRGYDSDHPRVVGDVGKAGVAIDSVEDMKVLFDQIPLDQMSVSMTMNGAVIPIMAFYIVAAEEQGVSPEKLSGTIQNDILKEFMVRNTYIYPPKPSMRLIADIFKYTAEKMPKFNSISISGYHMQEAGATADIELAYTLADGLEYVRTGIAAGMDIDDFAPRLSFFWAIGMNHFMEVAKMRAGRLLWAKLIKQFNPKNEKSMALRTHCQTSGWSLTEQDPFNNVTRTCIEAMSAALGGTQSLHTNSLDEAIALPTDFSARIARNTQIFIQKNTEITKAIDPYAGSHYVESLTAALVERAWTLIEEVEKLGGMTKAIEAGIPKMRIEEAAARKQARIDGQKDVIVGVNKYAVEENTEIELLEVDNTAVRESQIARLSEIKANRDEKAVQKALFKIKEAAQNQSGNMLELAVEAARLRATLGEISAAMESVFGRFQAETRLISGTYAKEIAKNEDFVKAQQLSNQFAQLEGRRPRILIAKMGQDGHDRGAKVIATSFADLGFDVDISPLFQTPEEVARMAMENDVHLVGASSLAAGHKTLIPQLIEELKKVGREDILVVAGGVIPPKDYDFLYQKGVAAVFGPGTVIAVAAQKILEKLLLEVE; encoded by the coding sequence ATGCCTACTCCCGATTTGACCCAAATTCCCTTCCAAGCCATAGAAAAGGCTTGGCAAGAGGCAGCCCAAACGCCTTTCTATCAGGCAGATATGGATTCTATCCCTACTTGGCAAACCGCCGAACAGATTCAGGTCAAGCCCTATTATCAATCTTTGGACAGTGAGCCGCTTTTGCACCCTGACTTTGCCGCAGGTATCGCTCCTTTTTTGCGCGGACCTTATGCCACTATGTATGCGGTGCGCCCCTGGACAATTCGCCAATACGCAGGTTTTTCTACCGCCCAAGAGTCTAACGCCTTTTATAGGCGCAATTTGGCAGCAGGTCAGAAGGGGCTTTCCGTTGCTTTCGATTTGGCTACACACAGAGGATACGATTCCGACCACCCACGTGTCGTAGGAGATGTAGGCAAGGCAGGGGTAGCCATCGATTCGGTAGAGGATATGAAAGTGCTTTTCGACCAAATTCCCTTAGACCAGATGTCCGTCTCGATGACCATGAACGGTGCCGTTATTCCCATCATGGCGTTTTATATCGTAGCCGCAGAGGAGCAAGGGGTGAGTCCTGAAAAATTGAGTGGCACGATTCAGAACGACATCTTGAAGGAGTTTATGGTGCGCAATACCTACATCTATCCGCCCAAACCGAGCATGCGCCTAATTGCCGATATTTTTAAATATACTGCCGAAAAAATGCCCAAGTTTAATTCTATCAGCATCAGCGGCTACCACATGCAGGAAGCGGGGGCAACGGCAGACATCGAGTTGGCTTACACCTTAGCCGATGGATTGGAGTATGTTCGCACAGGCATTGCAGCAGGCATGGACATTGACGACTTTGCGCCGCGCCTTTCCTTTTTTTGGGCAATCGGCATGAACCATTTTATGGAAGTGGCTAAGATGCGGGCAGGGCGTTTGCTTTGGGCAAAATTGATTAAACAATTTAACCCCAAAAATGAAAAATCTATGGCACTGCGCACACATTGTCAGACTTCGGGCTGGTCTTTGACCGAACAAGACCCCTTCAACAACGTAACGCGCACTTGCATCGAGGCAATGTCGGCAGCCTTAGGCGGCACACAGTCTTTGCATACGAACTCTTTGGACGAAGCCATTGCACTGCCTACTGACTTTTCTGCACGTATCGCACGCAATACACAAATTTTTATACAAAAAAATACAGAAATCACAAAAGCAATAGACCCCTACGCTGGTTCGCATTACGTAGAAAGCCTAACTGCCGCCTTAGTAGAACGCGCTTGGACGCTGATAGAGGAGGTAGAAAAGTTGGGCGGCATGACAAAGGCGATTGAGGCAGGAATCCCGAAGATGCGCATCGAGGAGGCGGCGGCACGCAAGCAGGCACGCATCGATGGGCAGAAAGATGTCATTGTGGGCGTGAATAAGTATGCGGTAGAAGAAAATACAGAAATTGAACTACTTGAAGTAGATAATACGGCTGTGCGCGAGTCGCAAATTGCGCGTCTTTCCGAAATTAAGGCAAACCGCGATGAAAAAGCCGTACAAAAAGCCCTTTTTAAGATTAAAGAGGCAGCACAAAATCAGAGTGGCAATATGTTGGAATTAGCCGTAGAAGCGGCAAGGCTTCGCGCTACTTTGGGTGAAATTTCTGCTGCTATGGAAAGTGTTTTTGGCAGATTTCAAGCAGAAACCCGCTTAATTTCAGGTACTTATGCGAAAGAAATTGCAAAAAACGAAGACTTTGTAAAAGCCCAACAGCTCTCCAATCAATTTGCGCAGCTCGAGGGTCGTCGTCCGCGTATTCTCATTGCTAAGATGGGGCAAGATGGGCATGACAGAGGGGCAAAAGTAATTGCGACAAGTTTTGCAGACTTGGGCTTTGATGTCGATATCAGTCCCCTTTTCCAAACGCCCGAAGAGGTTGCGCGCATGGCGATGGAAAATGACGTGCATTTGGTTGGTGCGTCTTCTTTGGCGGCAGGGCATAAAACGCTCATTCCCCAACTGATTGAGGAACTCAAAAAGGTAGGGCGCGAAGATATTTTAGTGGTAGCAGGGGGCGTGATTCCGCCAAAGGATTACGATTTTCTGTATCAAAAGGGTGTAGCAGCCGTTTTTGGTCCTGGAACGGTGATTGCAGTGGCGGCGCAGAAGATTTTAGAAAAATTACTTTTGGAAGTCGAGTAA
- a CDS encoding ABC transporter permease, with the protein MKIPIAIRLFWESLRFGMAALRENILRTVLSLLGVTIGIFAIIGVLTFVDALERGIKDSLSFLGEKVIYVQRMPWIFEPDYPWWKYFSRPNPTIEEYEFLRKRLTKASAVSVFTVRGGFTIKYKENSVSGLAVQGITHSHAEVADIPVEEGRYFTLPEADYSAEVVILGHTLAAELFGLENPIGKFVKLRGEKFKVIGILKKQGENLLDAPSNDNICIIPYFTYVKKFASKRGVFPTIAAKGFENDTDLQDLEGEMRGLLRSYRGIGAKQEDSFALNRPEMFAKFLDGIIAVLTLAGAVIGSFSILVGGFGIANIMFVSVKERTNLIGIQKSLGARNEFILFQFLFEAIFLSVIGGFFGLILVSLLSFLSTDTFVIVINYGNILLGLVIALLIGLSAGVIPAWIAARLDPVEAIRSK; encoded by the coding sequence ATGAAAATTCCTATCGCGATTCGCCTTTTTTGGGAATCCCTGCGCTTTGGCATGGCAGCTTTGCGCGAAAACATCTTGCGCACCGTTCTTTCTCTTTTAGGCGTTACGATTGGCATTTTTGCCATTATCGGGGTGCTGACCTTTGTAGATGCTTTGGAGCGCGGCATCAAAGATAGCCTTTCTTTTTTGGGCGAAAAGGTGATTTATGTGCAGCGCATGCCTTGGATTTTTGAGCCAGACTACCCTTGGTGGAAGTATTTTTCGCGCCCCAATCCGACAATAGAAGAATATGAATTTTTGCGCAAAAGGCTCACTAAAGCCTCTGCCGTTTCGGTCTTTACGGTGCGTGGCGGCTTTACCATCAAATACAAAGAAAATAGCGTTTCGGGGCTTGCCGTACAAGGCATTACGCACAGCCACGCCGAAGTAGCCGACATTCCCGTAGAAGAAGGGCGATATTTTACGCTACCAGAGGCAGATTATTCCGCCGAAGTAGTCATTTTGGGACACACCTTAGCCGCCGAACTTTTTGGTTTGGAAAATCCGATAGGGAAGTTTGTCAAATTGCGCGGCGAAAAGTTTAAAGTGATTGGGATTTTGAAAAAACAAGGCGAGAACCTATTAGATGCGCCAAGCAACGACAACATTTGCATTATTCCCTATTTTACTTACGTCAAAAAATTTGCCTCCAAGCGCGGGGTTTTCCCCACCATTGCCGCCAAAGGCTTTGAAAATGATACCGATTTGCAGGATTTGGAAGGTGAAATGCGCGGTCTGCTACGTAGCTATCGCGGCATTGGAGCTAAACAGGAAGATAGCTTCGCCCTCAATCGCCCAGAAATGTTTGCTAAGTTTTTAGATGGCATTATCGCCGTTCTCACGTTGGCAGGTGCCGTGATAGGGAGTTTTTCTATCTTAGTAGGAGGCTTTGGCATTGCCAACATTATGTTTGTGTCTGTAAAAGAGCGTACAAACCTTATCGGTATCCAAAAATCTTTGGGTGCGCGAAATGAATTTATCTTGTTTCAATTCCTTTTCGAGGCTATCTTTTTGAGCGTTATCGGCGGTTTCTTTGGTCTGATATTGGTTTCGCTGCTCTCCTTCCTCTCCACTGATACTTTTGTCATTGTGATAAACTACGGCAATATTTTGCTGGGCTTAGTCATTGCCCTTTTGATAGGATTGAGCGCGGGCGTAATTCCTGCTTGGATAGCCGCCCGTTTAGACCCTGTGGAGGCGATTCGCTCGAAATAG
- a CDS encoding N-6 DNA methylase: MEQPNIFTLQKDTSLLKKFSEIHNSIYANDGLSAQQALDEMLKVLFMKVFNRKLRKNWFWIDEKEYKECLDNNVSNDFTERTFELWEKSKKDFTDIFEPNEKIKLSLASLAFAVNKLQHIDFSDTTDAKGLAFQKFLASTEKADRGQFFTPEPVINFCVEFLQPKPHEKIIDPTCGSGGFLFSAYQYLSDNFQTSKQEIIPNLFGIDINKTIVKIAKMKLLLECNTNLNIVAQNSLEDLDELALSFGQQIENQMDIVLANPPFGTLGKITNEKLLRKYELGYKWQGENTNYFKTKTLHTGQTPEILFIERCLQLLKEGGRMAIVLPNGMFENPSLEYLRYFIKQKTKVLAVVNLPQETFIPFGTGVKTSILFLEKQTSQVLKTCEVSEPKVFFGRVTKLGYQGNKNGNPIYQKDEFGNLLKNKNKEPILEEDFSKIIQDYKQFQITNEIAIETENSFTFPVAELTGRFDFDYYAPQNRKLLNKLTSQNAVKLADLCEIVKIKSKKLSQANETVDYIELSDINTHSYEIINATSYLVHELPSRASYEVRENDILTAVAGNSIGTNKHATALATKDYEGSICTNGFRILRNCKVDLYYLLYYLRTEMFLKQVFMYRTGAAIPNISDYDLGRILVYLPEGKVLQEISEKVRYSFELRKQAKEEVEKIRIEF; this comes from the coding sequence ATGGAACAGCCTAACATCTTTACCCTTCAAAAAGACACTTCTCTACTCAAAAAGTTTTCCGAAATCCACAATAGCATTTACGCCAATGACGGACTCTCGGCACAGCAAGCATTAGACGAAATGCTCAAAGTATTGTTTATGAAGGTGTTTAATAGAAAATTGCGTAAAAATTGGTTTTGGATTGACGAGAAAGAATACAAAGAATGTCTGGACAATAATGTATCTAATGACTTTACGGAAAGAACATTTGAACTTTGGGAAAAATCTAAAAAAGATTTTACAGATATTTTTGAGCCTAACGAAAAGATAAAATTAAGCCTTGCAAGTTTGGCTTTTGCAGTCAATAAATTACAACATATAGACTTTTCAGATACCACAGATGCCAAAGGTTTGGCGTTTCAGAAGTTTTTGGCAAGTACCGAAAAAGCAGACAGAGGACAATTTTTTACACCTGAACCTGTGATAAATTTTTGTGTGGAATTTTTACAACCCAAGCCCCACGAAAAAATTATTGACCCCACTTGTGGCAGTGGTGGTTTTTTATTTTCCGCTTATCAATATTTGTCAGATAATTTTCAGACTTCCAAACAAGAAATTATCCCCAACCTTTTTGGCATTGACATCAATAAAACCATTGTCAAAATCGCTAAAATGAAATTGTTGTTGGAGTGCAACACCAACCTCAATATTGTTGCTCAAAATTCCTTAGAAGATTTAGACGAATTGGCTTTGTCTTTCGGGCAACAGATTGAAAATCAAATGGATATTGTTTTGGCAAATCCACCTTTTGGCACATTAGGAAAAATTACGAATGAAAAACTATTGCGGAAATACGAATTAGGCTATAAATGGCAAGGAGAAAACACTAACTATTTCAAAACCAAAACTTTACATACAGGGCAAACACCTGAAATTCTGTTTATTGAAAGGTGTTTGCAACTTTTGAAAGAAGGTGGCAGAATGGCAATCGTACTACCTAACGGAATGTTTGAAAATCCATCTTTGGAATATTTGCGATATTTTATCAAACAAAAAACAAAGGTTTTGGCAGTAGTCAATTTACCACAAGAAACTTTTATTCCATTTGGAACGGGCGTAAAAACGTCCATTTTATTTTTAGAGAAACAAACCTCACAGGTTTTGAAAACCTGTGAGGTTTCCGAACCAAAAGTATTTTTTGGCAGAGTTACCAAGTTGGGTTATCAAGGAAACAAAAACGGTAATCCAATTTACCAAAAAGATGAGTTTGGTAACTTATTGAAAAACAAGAATAAAGAGCCAATTTTAGAGGAAGATTTCAGTAAAATAATTCAAGATTACAAACAATTTCAGATAACTAACGAAATAGCAATTGAAACTGAAAATAGTTTTACGTTTCCCGTTGCTGAATTAACTGGAAGGTTTGACTTTGATTATTACGCACCTCAAAATCGAAAGTTGCTAAATAAACTCACAAGTCAAAATGCCGTAAAACTTGCAGACCTTTGTGAGATAGTAAAAATAAAAAGCAAAAAACTTTCACAAGCAAACGAAACGGTTGATTACATAGAACTTTCAGACATCAATACGCATAGTTATGAGATTATCAATGCAACAAGTTATTTAGTTCACGAGTTGCCAAGCCGAGCAAGTTATGAAGTCAGAGAAAACGATATTTTGACAGCAGTAGCGGGTAATTCCATAGGCACAAACAAGCACGCAACCGCCTTAGCGACAAAAGATTACGAAGGAAGTATTTGCACCAATGGCTTCAGAATTTTGCGAAACTGCAAAGTAGATTTGTACTATTTGCTCTACTACTTGCGAACAGAAATGTTTTTGAAACAGGTTTTTATGTACCGAACAGGTGCAGCCATTCCCAACATTTCCGACTATGATTTAGGCAGAATTTTAGTGTACCTACCCGAAGGAAAAGTTTTGCAAGAAATCAGCGAGAAAGTGCGTTATTCTTTTGAACTTCGCAAACAAGCAAAAGAGGAAGTAGAAAAAATAAGGATTGAGTTTTAG
- a CDS encoding DUF4209 domain-containing protein, whose translation MNTPHFSKIEDVFAHLEYEGYKYQRNENIADLFIPFQNIDGLENISCFEIIVFKHLYITDDNKVIESSILTDTDGNKHPNIDINNLTENFFIRLKERLAESNHPFLKAYYSHLLLLLSNATESRRYYIETAVNSYLELIEIYKSDLSIENIDTKIYHATRNACMIAIETNYNKQQTINTIIENTTFLYQRNFVFLKALVTYLVEDFKNFKTKLITFNLQEICFNSAHRLLEIKPIVEIFDKTIAFFYLGKKIDQKFSTSTYNWLLEIAKVYEKMSIERQDLANSVFCLQALNIYSSLKMEDKIQETAERYKQLIASRQLFETHQVIDVSSQIETFNTMKAELLAKDIKEILQLLSSSDNTMVSISEINSLASNQENDSNNFLSQLSKSVLDNNGHTAQEFEGGSEKYEKLKFYGILLDTYYNLFVVHCFNELVKNKVLTFDILINFLEQNTWFGQEITKRANGFSYEYKWTDFIKPALENYFVEIDKAFENKGYQPSFILFIDSLASKMEGIVRDIFELNGEITFQTKGQVKNKTVEKDLNDLFKELEEGKVSNLIKTNDWTFLKFLLTDRGVGFNLRNDIAHTLMRYEDYNIKVANLLLLALLRLSHYQPTNQSENGTA comes from the coding sequence ATGAACACTCCCCATTTTTCAAAGATTGAAGATGTTTTTGCACACCTTGAATACGAAGGTTATAAATATCAACGCAATGAAAACATTGCAGATTTATTTATTCCATTTCAAAATATTGATGGCTTAGAAAATATATCTTGTTTTGAAATTATTGTTTTCAAACATCTTTATATCACAGATGATAATAAAGTTATAGAGAGTAGTATATTGACTGATACAGATGGTAATAAGCACCCAAATATTGACATAAATAATTTAACAGAAAACTTCTTTATTCGTCTTAAAGAGAGATTAGCAGAAAGTAATCACCCTTTTTTGAAAGCCTATTATTCTCACTTACTTTTGTTATTATCAAATGCAACAGAGAGCAGACGATACTACATTGAAACTGCTGTAAATTCTTATTTAGAACTTATAGAGATTTATAAGTCTGATTTAAGTATTGAAAATATAGATACTAAAATCTATCACGCAACGAGAAATGCTTGTATGATTGCTATTGAAACGAATTATAACAAACAACAGACAATCAATACTATCATAGAAAATACAACTTTTCTTTATCAAAGAAATTTTGTATTTCTTAAAGCACTTGTAACTTATTTAGTAGAAGATTTTAAAAACTTCAAAACTAAATTAATTACTTTTAATCTACAAGAAATTTGTTTTAATTCTGCACACCGACTCTTAGAAATAAAACCTATTGTAGAAATATTTGACAAAACAATAGCCTTTTTCTATTTAGGAAAAAAAATAGACCAAAAATTTAGTACCTCTACCTATAATTGGCTGTTAGAAATTGCCAAAGTGTATGAAAAAATGTCTATTGAAAGGCAAGACTTAGCCAATTCTGTTTTTTGCTTACAGGCTTTAAATATCTATTCAAGTCTAAAAATGGAGGATAAAATCCAAGAAACAGCCGAAAGGTATAAACAGTTAATAGCATCAAGGCAATTGTTTGAAACTCATCAAGTAATAGATGTTTCATCTCAAATAGAAACTTTTAATACTATGAAGGCAGAACTATTAGCAAAAGACATTAAAGAAATCCTACAATTATTATCTTCTTCAGATAATACTATGGTTTCTATTTCAGAAATTAATAGTTTAGCAAGTAATCAAGAGAATGATAGCAATAACTTTTTAAGTCAATTATCAAAGTCAGTTCTTGATAACAATGGACATACTGCTCAAGAATTTGAAGGAGGTTCAGAGAAATACGAAAAATTAAAGTTTTATGGCATTTTATTAGATACGTACTACAACTTGTTTGTGGTTCATTGTTTTAATGAATTGGTAAAAAACAAGGTTTTAACATTTGATATTTTGATTAACTTTTTAGAACAAAATACTTGGTTCGGGCAAGAAATAACTAAAAGGGCAAATGGTTTTTCTTACGAATACAAATGGACGGACTTTATTAAACCTGCTTTAGAAAATTATTTTGTAGAAATAGATAAAGCTTTTGAAAACAAAGGTTATCAGCCAAGTTTTATTTTATTTATAGATAGTTTGGCTTCTAAAATGGAAGGTATTGTAAGGGATATTTTTGAATTGAATGGTGAAATAACTTTTCAAACAAAAGGGCAAGTTAAGAATAAAACAGTTGAAAAAGACCTAAATGATTTATTTAAGGAATTAGAAGAAGGAAAAGTGTCAAACCTAATAAAAACAAACGATTGGACTTTCCTTAAATTTCTCTTAACAGATAGAGGAGTTGGCTTTAATTTGAGAAATGATATTGCACATACTTTAATGCGTTATGAAGACTACAATATCAAAGTTGCAAATTTACTTTTGCTTGCATTACTTAGATTAAGCCACTATCAACCAACTAATCAAAGCGAAAATGGAACAGCCTAA
- a CDS encoding serine hydrolase, whose protein sequence is MLAVMLTPTLPLIKKQYFNLMNRKFIAICLLLTCLFTACSRNTFKQSLNYNHFPTTLTERVDSLIASTMNHYNIPGLSIGIIKDDSVIFSKGYGVTGIINQKKVTEYSIFHTASVSKIFTALAIMHLIENRQLALDEKLVTIIPKLKYTDKRVNDITIKTMLNHTSGIPDINSYNWSNNNQDDSSLKNYILNKNIKLEFAPATKYAYSNLAYDILGLVVEQVSGLTFEEYVKSNILTPNEMIQSDFRYFKIADSLKTYPHSKSWLSKNVYQRNIYPYTREHSPSSTLNSSTIELSKWMISFIKKLDTEKEPYYFQSMIKQSTNLNKYIGLGFQLNTIEGQKTIGHFGGDKGFRSYLLIIPDKKIGAVVLANCDYNEDFRQEIINQILKIMLARVH, encoded by the coding sequence ATGTTAGCGGTTATGCTAACACCGACGCTACCTTTAATCAAAAAACAATATTTTAATCTAATGAACAGAAAATTTATTGCCATTTGTTTGCTTTTGACATGTCTTTTTACAGCATGCTCAAGGAATACATTTAAACAAAGCCTAAATTATAACCATTTCCCAACCACACTTACTGAAAGAGTTGACTCTCTTATTGCGAGTACAATGAATCACTATAATATACCTGGACTGTCAATTGGTATCATTAAAGATGACTCTGTAATTTTCTCAAAAGGCTATGGTGTAACAGGAATTATCAACCAAAAAAAAGTAACAGAATATTCAATCTTCCACACGGCATCAGTAAGTAAAATATTTACTGCTTTAGCTATAATGCATCTTATTGAAAATAGACAGCTTGCTCTTGACGAAAAATTGGTAACAATAATACCTAAGTTAAAATATACCGATAAAAGAGTGAATGATATAACAATTAAGACCATGTTGAATCATACTTCTGGAATTCCTGATATAAACTCATATAATTGGTCGAATAATAATCAGGATGACAGTAGTTTAAAAAATTATATTCTAAATAAAAATATAAAACTGGAATTTGCTCCCGCTACAAAGTACGCATACAGCAACTTAGCTTATGATATATTAGGCTTAGTTGTTGAACAGGTTTCAGGACTGACATTTGAGGAATATGTTAAAAGCAACATTCTTACGCCAAACGAAATGATTCAAAGTGACTTTCGCTACTTCAAAATAGCTGATTCATTAAAAACATACCCGCATTCAAAAAGTTGGCTTTCAAAAAATGTATACCAACGAAATATTTACCCATATACCAGAGAGCATTCACCAAGCAGTACACTTAATTCTTCTACAATTGAACTTTCAAAATGGATGATTTCATTTATTAAAAAATTAGATACAGAAAAAGAGCCTTATTATTTTCAGTCAATGATTAAGCAAAGTACCAATTTGAATAAATATATAGGCTTGGGGTTTCAATTAAATACAATAGAAGGGCAAAAAACAATAGGTCACTTTGGTGGCGACAAAGGATTTAGGAGTTATTTACTTATTATTCCTGATAAAAAAATCGGTGCAGTGGTTTTAGCTAACTGCGATTATAATGAAGACTTCAGACAAGAAATTATTAATCAAATTTTAAAAATTATGCTTGCAAGAGTACATTAA